GTCGTGGTCAGGATGGCGGTATCGATCAGGCCGGGCAGCACGTCGGCGACCCGCACCCCGTGGCGTTGCCACTCCACGCTGAGCGCCTCGGTCAAGCCTTTGACCGCGTGCTTGGTCGACGAATAAACGGCGAGGCGTGGCATGCCGTAGGTGCCCGACGAAGACGACGTCGAAAACATCAGGCTGCCCGGAGTCCTTTTCAGGTACGGCAGCGAGGCGTACGCACCGGTCAGCACCGCCTTGTAGTTGATGTCGACGACGCGCATGGCGGCCTCGTAGGGCACGTCCTCGAACCACCCGGTTTCGCCGATGCCCGCGTTGTTCCACATCATGTCGAGCCCGCCGTCGCCGTTGCCGGCGCAAAAGTCGGCCAGTGCGCCCTCCAGGGCCGCCTTGTCCGTCACATCGACTTGGCGGGTCCACAGCCTGTCGTCACCGAGTTCTTGTCGCAGCGCCGCCAAGCCGTCGGCGTTGCGGTCCACGGCACCGACCCGCCAGCCCTTGGCGTGGAAAAGCTTTGCCCCCTCCCGGCCCATGCCACTGCCGGCGCCGGTGATGAAGACCGATTTCACGGCGCGTCAGCTCGCCTCGACCACATCTTTGATGCGGTTCAGGGTCTTGGTCATGTCGCGGACGTTGCGTCGCTTGCGCAGAAAGCCACCGAAGAGCCAGTAGATGCCGAGCCACGGTGCGGGGTTGAGCCGGAAGGACTCCGTCACGTCGGTGCCACCGCCGCTGGGCGCCAATCGGTAGTGCCAGTTGTTGACCGGCCGATCACCGAGCATCACCGCGAATCCGAATTCCCGGCCCGGTTCGCACGCGGTGACCTCGCACGTCGTCCAATACACGGGCCCGATTTCGTTACGCCGGACATGGCCGCGGAATTTGGCGCCGAGAGCCGGGCCAGTCGCGTCACCCAACCACTCGGCCTCGAACACTTCGGGGGAGAACCGTCCGATGTTTCCGACGTTTGCGATGAGATCCCAGATCTTGTCCGCGGGCGCCGCCATATGAACTGTCGCCGAACCTTCCATGGGCTGATCCAAACACAGCTTCCCGTTCGCTCATAGACCGCAAGGGCAGATCGTCAGTGCGGTACCGCCGCCTGAATCAGCCCGTTGATGATTTCCTTGATGCCCTGCGCGGGGTGCGAGTACCAACCGATCGGCAGCCCGGAGGCGGCCCCGCACTTCGGCCACGGCTCCACGCCCTGGTCGGCGAAAAGCCGGTTGGCTACGGCGATTTGCTGCTCCCTGGTCGCGGCCGCCGGATTGCCGACACCGCCGTATCGTTCCCAGGTTGCCGGCTTGAATTGGAGGCCACCGTATACGCCGTTCCCGGTGTTGGCGTGCCAGTTGCCGCCGGACTCGCACTGCGCGATCGCGTCCCAGTTAGGAGTGGGAGCGGAGGTGGCGACACCGGTGGACGAAGCTATCGACACTGCAACGAACCCGCCGACAGCCAGGGACTTGACGAGAGGCTTGCAGAGAATTTCCATGTGATGGATTTCGGCCGCTGTGGCCAAAGCGTTACCTATTCGAAAATGCCGCGAGATATGCCCTCCAGCTGGGGAAATGGTCTTATCGCGGGACGAAAATAAAGTGTTAGAAACCGGTGAGGAAAAGTTAAATTATCGCTGGCAATATGACTGCGTTGCTAACGCCAGCGCCCGCTGGTAGAGGCCATTGAGCCGACGTGCGTCGACGACGCCGCGCCGGGCGAGGTCGAGCTGCGCGGGGCACGCCGGCGAATGCAGCAATTCCCAGTTGGCGACGACCTGGCTCAGCATCGTGTGGTTGAGGTCGTCGATCGCAGAACGGGATGCCGACAGGTCCGCCGACTCGGTCGGGGCGGCCGCGGGATCCAGCTTCCAATCGGCGAAGCGGCTGTATTCGATGCCCTCGGTCGCGCTGATCTGGTCGCCGAACACCCGGGTGACGTAATCCGCGTCGACGCGCTGGCCGGAAGCCTGGTCGGCCATTTTCGCGAGTTCCTCCTGGACCCGGTCCTGATCTTCGATAGGCCCGTGCGTGTGCCACTTGAAGGCGGCCACCGGCTCGGCGATTTGCAACCGCCGCGCGGCGGCGTCGACCAGCTCGGTGAGTGCGCTCGGGTCGTCGGCTCGCGCCGGTGCCGCAACCAGTACCGCCAGCCCGCCGATCACGGCGCCGCAGTGTGCGATCAGCGTGGCGCGGCGGCTGGTCATGACCATGATTCTGCGGCAGCCGGGCACTTCGGAGTTAGCCTGAATTGCTGATGTCGTCGACCATGGACAATCGCGACCCGCACCGCGTCGGCGGGAAACGTGGGAAGCCGTTGCGCTCGAAGCAGATTCGCGCGCTGATCGCCGTTGCGCTGGCGCTTCCCCTGCTGCTGGGAGCGGCGTTCCTGATGGTGGATCGCCTCCATGCGAAGAGCGGCGACGCCCTCGAGCACCCCGCCAACCCGGTGAGCGACGATCAGTCGAGGGCTCAGGTCGTGCAATCGGCCCAGAGCATCGTCAGCACGGCGAGCCTGCAGACGTCATCGGCCGGCTACTCGCTGATGTCCTGCAAGAATCGTGACGACCCGCCGTATCAGGGTGCTATCTACCTGACCTTCTCGGTGCCCGCCGCCGCGCCGGCCGACACCTATGTCCCCGGAATCGCCGCGACGCTGGTCTCCCACGGCTGGACCGAGGGTCTACCGCCCAACAATCACGCGTTCGCCAAGACGCTCACCAAGGACGCCGTCACGGTGATCGTTTACCGCCACGACGACGATCCCCGTCTGGGCGTCCTACGCATCTACGGTCAGTGCCGGAACATGAACGATCACCGTAGGGACGCGACGGCCTGGACCGATATCACCGACCAATTCGCCAGGGCGTAACGCACTACTGCGCCCGACGGCGTCGTCGTCGGGCGCAGTAGTGACTTGGTGCCGGTAAGGTTATCCCCCGCCGCCAGCGGTGGCACCCAAGGCGCCTTGCAGGTCCGGCTTCATGGCGTTGAGCTGGGCTCCCCAGTACTCCCAGCTGTGG
This genomic interval from Mycobacterium sp. SMC-2 contains the following:
- a CDS encoding SDR family oxidoreductase yields the protein MKSVFITGAGSGMGREGAKLFHAKGWRVGAVDRNADGLAALRQELGDDRLWTRQVDVTDKAALEGALADFCAGNGDGGLDMMWNNAGIGETGWFEDVPYEAAMRVVDINYKAVLTGAYASLPYLKRTPGSLMFSTSSSSGTYGMPRLAVYSSTKHAVKGLTEALSVEWQRHGVRVADVLPGLIDTAILTTTTNHSDDGAAPLTADELRATAPKKGMFRLMPASSVAEAAWQAYHNPKRLHWYVPKSIRLIDLFKGLSPEFVRRSIVKSLPGVMPKRQ
- a CDS encoding SRPBCC family protein, giving the protein MCLDQPMEGSATVHMAAPADKIWDLIANVGNIGRFSPEVFEAEWLGDATGPALGAKFRGHVRRNEIGPVYWTTCEVTACEPGREFGFAVMLGDRPVNNWHYRLAPSGGGTDVTESFRLNPAPWLGIYWLFGGFLRKRRNVRDMTKTLNRIKDVVEAS
- the rpfC gene encoding resuscitation-promoting factor RpfC — its product is MEILCKPLVKSLAVGGFVAVSIASSTGVATSAPTPNWDAIAQCESGGNWHANTGNGVYGGLQFKPATWERYGGVGNPAAATREQQIAVANRLFADQGVEPWPKCGAASGLPIGWYSHPAQGIKEIINGLIQAAVPH
- a CDS encoding chorismate mutase translates to MVMTSRRATLIAHCGAVIGGLAVLVAAPARADDPSALTELVDAAARRLQIAEPVAAFKWHTHGPIEDQDRVQEELAKMADQASGQRVDADYVTRVFGDQISATEGIEYSRFADWKLDPAAAPTESADLSASRSAIDDLNHTMLSQVVANWELLHSPACPAQLDLARRGVVDARRLNGLYQRALALATQSYCQR